The DNA sequence AGTCGCCCATGCAAACGGTTCATATGTCCAGCTCTGAAAAGCCGCCATTTGTATTTCTAGGTATAATGCACCATGATGCCAGGTTACGGGATTGAGTATTCAGCCATGAGGGGTGGGGTGCAATCAAAACATTTCTGGCCAGACTGTAAAAGTTAAGCTTTCTTTTGGCTGTAGCTTGAATTAAACTGCGTATGCAAGGCGCCTAATTTACCAGAGCAGGTCAGCTAATCTTCCACACGTTTCATCATAAGCACAGGTAAAGGTAAAGAAGCACAGGTCGAGGTAAAGAAACGATTGCACACCATTACATGCCTGTCAACCACAGACATACTGGCTCTCTGCATCAGGAATTACACAAATGTGTACAAATATGTTtggttaatttattaaattcattaaaaatgtatcaatatgtaaaacaacaaatatttacattgcaaTTTAAAACAGGATTCATGCACCAACAGAAAACCCACAATGAAACAACCTGCAACCAAAGAAGGGTCACAGGAGATAAAAGGATTGTGCAGCAgattaaataattcagttaGTTTTCCCTGATTATTGATTCCCAAACAGGTCTCACCAACACGCAGACCGTTTCCTGTTGCCGTTATAGAACAAGCTGACACTAATGCCATcgcacagaccagcacagagcGGCTGGTGGCTCCAGAATGGACAGTGCAttagacacacagtcacaaaacaaaaacaaaaaaaaagcacaacaaaatAGGCCCTGACAGCACAGGAACGTCGGCGTTCTGTCGCCCCCTGTCTGTGGGAGGTAGCCACAGCTTAGCGTAGAGGTAGTTTTCCTGTTGGGAGGATGTTGCCACTACGTCGCCTACTGCGGTATCGGATGTGTCGAAATCATCAAGCGAAACGTTCCGTGAGAACAAAGACATATTgcgaaaaaaaaggttttgattTCAAGAGTTAGCCTTAAGACGTCTGAGTttggaacagaaaggaaaaagatTGCAATTTTATTCTATGCCTGTGCAAACCTCTGTCGTTTGATACAGTGGACTCAAATCTGATTGAGTAGCAGTGGTCAGCATCATTCGCAGCAGGTGACCTAATGCCACGCTACGCCACGACTACCTCCCACCGACAGGGGGCGACAGAGCGACCCCATGTGGCTTTCCCTCAGTGTGCTGCCAGGGAAACGAGCCGAAAGCAGATTTACACAGCTGGGCTGAGCCTGATATAGACAGTGCTGTGTAAttccacacaccacacccttGCCTGGTCTGGGGTGTATCTACCAAATTGCCCCCGTCccaggggagggtgggggcggggggggtggctgtCCATTTGGTGTCTTTGGGGTTAGCATTTGCCTTCGgaccttttcatttcattaaccTGATCATCACAGTGGTCATCGTATGTGTCATCATCGGTCTAATTCACCTGTCGTCCTCATATGTCTAGTGGCAGTCATCATCATAATCTAGGCGGTCACTGGATTTCTTGGCAATAGTCAAAGTAACAAGGGGCCCTCAATTAGTCACAGCAGTCATCCTTGGGGTCATGGTACAATTATCATAATCATTCTTACAAGTCATACGTCATGTGACATCTGACGGTATTTATCCGAGCTGAAAGCATCCATCAATCATCCCTGCGGTCGCTCTCTCTATCGCGAGGGTCGGGCTCTCTATCCCGACGGTCAGGCTCTCTATCGCGACGGTCGGCATATCTATCGCGACGGTCATCGTAGTCATCCCTGCGGTCATCGTATCTCTCCCGACGGTCGGGATCTCTATCCCGACGATCGGGATCTCTATCACGACGGTCGTATCTGTCGCGACGGTCATCGTAGTCATCCCTGCGGTCATCGCGTCTATCGCGACGGTCGTCGTCCCGTGGGTCGTATTTCTCGCGACGGTCGTCGTAGTCGTTGCGCCGGTCGTAGCTCCTCTCGCTGCGCACCTCGGACCGATCGTCAGGCACGATTCCCCCGCGGGGAGAACGGTCACCGCCCATCGAATCACCGGGACTTTTCGGTCTGTCGTCCTGGTTACCGCCCTCACTTTTCAGCAGCTCGCCTTCATGGTACGCCGCCTCCTCCGCAGTCCTGGGCCAAGAACAGGGGGAATAAACAACAAAATCTAAATGGCAAAACTcaaactccaccccctccccctccaagaTGAGGGGGGATATGCAGGTTTAGGAGCAGGGTGGTGTGCAGGGATCTGTGCCAGGGGGCTAGGGCAGCGGTCCCCAAACCCACTCCCgggggacccctgtgtgtgctggtttctgtgacaaccacaactgcaatcccagaactCTTAATCTCTAAACATGAAACACACCcaactaaaataaattacaggcTGGCAATGGAAAGCAGCATACGCAGGGGTGCCCCGAcacaggggtggggggccaCTGGACTGgggtgcgtgtgggggggtgcATGTGAGGGCTGTGTGAGGGCTATTTGCAGGCGTCTGTGCTGGGCGGCGTACCCCATGGGATACTCCTTGtcctcgttttttttcttcctgcagcagcagcagtagacGATGATGGCGAGCAGTAGCAGAGCAGCCACACAGCCGCCAATGATCCCCGCCGTGGAGCCGATGTTCATGGAGGCTGCGGACCCAAAGAAGAGTTCACTTCTAACCAGCAACCCAGGACCCAAGACACTGCCACTGAGCAAGAGTCCTACAGAGGGACTGTGGCCCTACAGTACAGATAATGGCCCCTTCCACAGTTTGACTGTGGCCCCCGCGGCGTGACTGTGGCCCCAGGGTGTGACTGTGGCCCCCGCGGCGTGACTGTGGCCCCCGCGGCGTGACTGTGGCCCCTGCGGGGTGACTGTGGCCCTGCGGTGTGACTGTGGCCCCCGCGGCGTGACTGTGGCCCCCGCGGCGTGACTGTGGCCCCCGCGGCGTGACTGTGGCCCCCGCGGCGTGACTGTGGCCCCCGCGGCGTGACTGTGGCCCCCGCGGCGTGACTGTGGCCCCCGCGGCGTGACTGTGGCCCCCGCGGCGTGACTGTGGCCCCCGCGGCGTGACTGTGGCCCCAGGGTGTGACTGTGGCCCCCGCGGTGTGACTGTGGCCCCCGCGGCGTGACTGTGGCCCCCGCGGCGTGACTGTGGCCCCCGCGGCGTGACTGTGGCCCCCGCGGCGTGACTGTGGCCCCCGCGGCGTGACTGTGGCCCCCGCGGCGTGACTGTGGCCCCTGCGGCGTGACTGTGGCCCCTGCGGTGTGACTGTGGCCCCTGCGGTGTGACTGTGGCCCCCGCGGCGTGACTGTGGCCCCCGCGGCGTGACTGTGGCCCCCGCGGCGTGACTGTGGCCCCCGCGGCGTGACTGTGGCCCTGCGGCGTGACTGTGGCCCCTGCGGCGTGACTGTGGCCCCTGCGGCGTGACTGTGGCCCCTGCGGTGTGACTGTGGCCCCAGGGTGTGACTGTGGCCCCAGGGTGTGACTGTGGCCCCAGGGTGTGACTGTGACCCCTGCGGTGTGACTGTGGCCCCCGCGGCGTGACTGTGGCCcatgctgtgtgactgtggccCATGCAGTGTGACTGTGGCCCCAGGGTGTGACTGTGGCCCTGCGGCGTGACTGTGGCCCCTGCGGCGTGACTGTGGCCCTGCGGCGTGACTGTGGCCCCTGCGGCGTGACTGTGGCCCCCGGGTAACAGAAAGGCCAAGCGGACGGAGCACTCACgaggcaggacagagagagtcatgTTGCAGCTTGCCGATCGGATCTTGTTAGCCGAGGTGCAGACGTAAAATCCAGACGTCTCCATGGACACGTTGAAGAGGGACAAAAGGCCTTTTGCTGCAAAGTGAAATGTATGGAACAGGAGGTCAGAAAGGAGGCTTCTCAGAGGCCTGTTCATCTCGTAATGTTTGCGGTTAAGAGCTAGATCCTACTCAGCTTTATTCCCCTAATCAGTCTTTCCCCATTTAAATTTCCAATGATATTTATTGAACCTTATTGatgacataaaaatgtaatctatgGATTGTGCAAAATTATACAAagcttacattttatttatttattttttaaacaacagttCCCACAAATCCATCAATCATTCACATGGAGTTATAAATCTAACACATGACATTgacagagctacagacacagctgtacagacatacagagagaCGGTGATGTACTAACACATACAGACAGTTACAGACAGGGACATACAGACAGGGATGTACAGACAGTTACAGACGGTGATGTcctgacacacatacagacagtgTTGTACACATGGGGACGTACAGACAGTTACAGATGGGGACGTACAGACAGTTACAGACAGGGAGGTACAGACGGGGACATACAGACAGTTACAGACGGGGACATACCCTCAGTAGCTTTGGGGGGGAAGGGCGCAGGCTGGTTCTGTACGCTGAATCTCTTCCAGGTGTAGGTGGGGACGGGGGACCCCTCCTTAGACATGCAGGACAGGGTGATGTCCTGGCCATATTCGGTTTTCCCTTCCACCTTACAGATGGGCTTGGAGGGAGCCACTGCCCGGGGGAGACACACAGATCACCACAACGTTACCTTCCACCGTACAGATGGGCCACTGCCCGAAGGAAACACACAGATCACCGCAACGTTACCCCAACGCTCGACTGGAGGAACACCCCTCACCCCCGTTACTTTACTCCAGCTCTTCGGATGTTTAGGCCACAACGGTTCAACTTCATTCCAAGAAATGCAATTGCATGCAAAATGTGAAACTAAACTAGAAGCTAGAAAACctagaaaacaggaagtgatgtactATCAGTTAACACGAACAGCTGCGTCTGGTTAAACTTCAGCACACCTGCAATCAGAAGCAGACGTACAGCTCTAAGCCctctttaaatgcatttcaggcCTCTTACAGTCATTACATAATACAACGGTACATTTTTACCTTAATTATCTATATAGGTGCCAAATTAAAGGTTTGGGTGTAATAGTTGGTCCAATTTGGCCCAATGTGTCAATTTTGACATAGAAACTGTCTCCTGAGGCcaagaggatgctgggatacatcGCCAGCAAAGCAAAAAGTTTGGAGTATAAATTAAAGGTCGTATTAATGTTGTACAATGGCTCTGTCGGACCACATTTGGAGTATCGTGTCCCATTCTGGCAACACTGCATTTTGAGTCAACTGGAGATGTGCCATTGCCGTTTCACCAGAAGGGAAGGATCGGGTTGAGGCTCTACATATTTTCAGCACATCCACTCCATTCTGAGTGCTTTCAGCAAACAATGGGCCAAGGTAGAAATCAAGAAGGATTGTTATTTATCCTTTACACAGGTGATCTTGCCTGGAATGTAGAGGAATGTACCCTTAGGACAGGGATCTCAAATCCTGGAGAgccactgtgtctgcaggtttaagaCGTGCTTCTGCTCTTAAGTGCTAAATTGGCTAAGGAGTGCGCACGCCTTGTTCCCATGGTCTAAACTGGCTACTGATTTaaaggacaaaaacacaaaaatggcaCATGAACCAGCAGAGCGTGTGGTCCACCAGGACTTGAGTTTCAGAGCCGTGCCTTTGAGTGCTGAAGACCAGGCATGTCACACAGCTGGACACCAGAGATTGAGAACCCCAGTCCTAGAGGGCTGTGTACCACttctggtgtttgctctgtccATGAACCCAAATGAGATAACTACCTGTTCCCCCCGCAATTAACTTATAGTTTAGACCACAGCAAAGCAAAGCCCGTAATACACGAACACAAGCACATTCTTCAGCTGTCATTAATGCGCTTGCAGGCGGCTGCAATATCGGATCAGATTTCGgactcattaaatatttatgagcaAAAGCTGGCATGAAATCCAAAAACGGACCAGCCCTTGGGGAAGGGGGTTTACCCATCGGGGAGctctgtcccagaatgcaagTAATGAGTCTGGAAGTTGCATCTCTGTGTCGACTCTACAGACAGATGACTGTCACACTTTGCTTATGAGAATTCCTCTGGGCATTTTTTACttgctcatttgcataaatggaaattaagtGATGGgtgttcccccccccaaaaaggtGTTCCAACTCACCCTCAAACAGGGCGTGTATGAAAAGGCAAAGGTTTTGAGGTAGAATAATCTTCTAGAATCTGACATCAACAGCACTAACCACACTACTGCAAACAGGAATAataattcccagaattccaagAAATATTCCCCCAAGTTTCCACAAGACATTACACCCAGAGGCCTCTGTTGTATGCCACTCCAAAGCAGCCTGATCATTTCCCGCCTCACAGTTCTGGAAGTGTGCTTCCAGCACTCCTCATGGGGGTGTTCCTTAATATCATTTCCTGAAAGATCAACAGGAAATtcgcaaaacaaaaaattgtcaTACGTCTGCAATTCGGCAAATTCCCGTTGAGGAAGGCAACGACTGGCAAAATGtcccatttaaatttaaatgcaacaGTTCAACTGAAATAGAATGTTGAACAGCTTGTGTATTAATATTCATAGGCATGTAACATACATTTTCCCTGAACAGGTAATAGGAAAATGATCCTATAATAAGTCCTCAGCCCTGGCTCCAGTGTCTTCCTTTTTAAAAGAGGTATTGACCGTTGTTTGTATCTAGGGGCGTGGTTTTCATGAAGCCATGATTGGCATTCGACTGCGTTCAGCAGGAATACGCGCCAGGGGAATACGGggcttttattcttcatggcatacACAGCTACCTCTAACACAGAGGGGCTTAAGAGGGTATATAATCCCACTAGACATGGAAAACACCAAACTAAGAAAatttaacaaccaaaaaaaattctggaattgAAATCGTGGTTGGAATGAGAACAAGCACACgcaggggtactccaggaccaaggttgggACCCCGGCCTTAGCACAGGGGTGTCCAATactatccgaaaagggccggtgtgagtgcaggtttttgttttagcccagcactaagacacccaATTCTACTTGTCAACATCTTGATTGAACACCATGGTTACTTATTTCACTGAATCAGGGGATACAGTGCTGTGCTAAAACAAAGTCCTGCACCCACCCCAGCCCTTCTGGAGGCTCCTGTCTCAGCTTCAGTTCAAATCAGTGACCATTGAAATCACACCTCTGGATAAAAATAACAACTGCCCCTTTGAAGACCAGAGAACTTCAATCCCATGGTGCACTCCTCTGTTATTGTACAAAATTACAATAATGGAGCAGTGCGTTTTTGAAACAGGAACCAAATGAGAGGTATTCATGCTGGACCACTCTCCACATTCTAATTCATGTTCCCTTTTAAGCGTGTGTGGCAGCACATGGTGGACAGAGAGACTCAGGGCTTGGACGAGAAGAACGGGACGCTAAAAAAGAGAGTGACGGAGATCGTGCGCATTGTAAGACGTCAGGCCATCTTACCGAGCACCACGAGCTGGGTGGTGGCAGCCAGGACCCCGGTGTCGTCCCCTGGGATTTTCACATCGCACTCGAACACCTTGTTCTCCAGCATGGTCACGCCTGTGATCACCAGTTCCGAGGTTTTGGAGACGAGGTTCGTCCTCATGGAGATCCTGTTCTCAAATTCAGGCGTGATGTCCACCGTCTCTTCAGGCAAGCTGAAATACGTCGCAACGGGGGACTAAAGGGGAGAAAATTAAACAGGTGCACTAAGAACTACagtacccacaatccccttctCTTTGCTTAAATATCACTCAGCATTGCTCTTGCAATAGCATACTCTCCTCCAGTTCACTGTAATTGAAAACTGGGGAATTCAATGAGGGGGAAAACAATAGCCTGAGACTTACTGATGCACGTGAGCTTTAGTCAACtagaactttatttgtccccagtGGGGCAATTGGTTTACACCCGTGTGCAGAATGGTTTGGCATTGGTTATAATGTGCAGTGCGAGTagacatttatacatttaaaccATTTAACAGCCTTTCAACCCAGCGTGGACCGTCGTAGGTTTATGTTAGACCTGACAAAGATCCACATCGGATCAAAACAGCAGTTGAACAACCCTCCAAGACACCCCAATAGTACAGTAATGGCACAGTTATGGTGCAGTTATAGTTTCATTTGATTCCAAAGTCAACCGCCTGGATGGAACACTGATGCAaggaggaaggggaaaaaaaaagcgacTTACGGTCTTCTCCCCAACTGTCTCAGGGAGGATGGACCAGGACACCATGACGAAGGGGTTCTGGTCTTTAGCTGGTTTGAAATTGCACACGAGTGTGACATTGTCGCCCCTAGCAACCTCATACAGGGGCTTTGGAGTGGTCACTTGTAGTCCTGCAGCGGCTGACACAACTACATCAatgggaaacacagacagacaagcagtcagtcagtcagacagacagacagacagacagacgaacaCGCCAATTAAACAAATGACCATGAAGTCAATTTACTGCAAACGACCCAAAGATTGTAAACCTCAGTTCTGACATCTAGGACACCCCTGTCAATCAGCGCACCTCCGCTGTGTGCCAGATGTGTAGCAGGTGCGGCTAGGTTAGTCCGCTAGCGTAGCACAGTGAGGTGCAGTAAAACGTAGGCCTCGTGGCAGTTTACCGTGACAACACTGGCACGGCAACCCTCAGGTTTACAATAACGATGTCGCCCTTAGCTTAGATTATTTTATCTATCGATTATTTAAACTTAGATTTCGCCTTTGGCTGACTGGTAACCTGGCTGTTCGTcgtgtggagagagaggcccGTGTTAGAATCTCCCCTCGGCAAATCTGTAACTCTGCATAACACGTTGCGCATTTCTGTTAAAACATACGGCTTTCTGCAGTGACTGAGAGACTCAAACGGGccgcatgcacgtgtgcagcCCATGGCCTGCGTCTGTCCCCGTAGAGCACTGAGACACCCCTGGTTCTGCCGAGCCACAGGCATTTCTATTTTCTTGTTCCATAAAAGCACCCAACGACATAATTGgtttaatttatataaatagaCATCCACCGGGGGTACTAGTATTTCACCATTCACATCGAATGTTCACGTTAAATTCCATGGTAAACCATGTCTTCATATGTGAACATCATGGTAATCGGCCATAAATATCTGTGTAGCGCCGCGTTAGCTActctctcagaagaaagggttcgAAAAGGTTTCGCCGTGTCTCAACAGAGGGACCCCATCTAGTTAAAGAGTTCTTTGTcgggcaaaatggttcaatctggAAGCTGTCACATTGTTCGCACCTACCATAGAGTGTTTCCTAAAGTACTAGAAAGGGTTTTCTTATGGACATAAGACAAATAACCCTTTTTTAGACCGAACTTCATTGCATTAGCCGTAGAATATGCTGTAATCCACAGTGGCTAATGAAGTTAAGAACATGTGCTTCTACAAAGTACTCAGTAGTAAACGCACTACAGAGAAGGATAACGGACACACCCTGTCATTAATGGTATTACAGCTGTTGGTACGAACAAACAATACATGAGGCAACGCTTAATATAACCAAACAGCGTTACGAAGCCATGACCCACGACTATAATCATCGAGCAGTTATCGGAGCAGACCACGCTATTTCAGGCATAGAGAGACAATGCAGATTATTTTGGTAGGCTTACTGGAACCTAAATCCATAAACTGCAATTACCTCTCAAAAGTTGGCTACGACACCTCGAATATCTACAATGATCATTCCTGTATATCAACAACAATGCGCAGATGTTTGAGGTTGCTACggatgtggattttttttacaatatggATTATATCGATTAGATTAGTATACATAAGAACGCCTATAATTGTTTAAATAACACAAAGGGCATAACTTCTCATCTGAAGAACCTTATCAGGGGCTATCACATATAAGAGATTCTGAACCGAAAGAGCGCAGAACATTGATTCAGAGTTCATTCTTACATCCATGCTTGattctaaaaaataattttttacaaGGGGTTTGAAAAGCCTATAAGCCCAGAACATAGCCTACTCGGAAACCGTCTAAATAAATAAGCCTGTACAAACGACGACCTTAGAACTGGGTGTGGTTCCTGTAAGCTATATGGAAAACATCCATTTCTgtcaagacaaaataaataaaaaaagaaaaatttaattaaaagacTTACGTGCCAATATGAGACAGCCACCAAACATCcccctttttatgttttctttgagtAGTGTGAATTATAAACAGTATCAGGTGTTTAAGCACCTTAGTTACTACTGCGCCCAACCGAAACTTCTCACTTGAAGACCAAACCGGTTTGTACCTGAGAGGAAGACAAGTATGATTGGCCAACCAGATTATACGACTTCCGCGCCCTGCTCGTCAAGTCCACACCTGCCCTTccgtgtttgtttgttcgtttcaGGGTTCCTGTGGGTGCTTTTCCATCTTCCCGCCTGGCTTGCATACCTCGACTTGATTGTGCATTCGGCTTTTCCACGGTCTTTTTCGGGCCAATGGGGTGCGAAGAGCGTGGCCGCATTCCCAAGCCCGTCTGTGGCACCAATGACTTGCCATTGACGCGTATTGGATCTGATACCACCTCTGAATTCAGAAGAGCGAGTGCCGTTGAAGCGCTTTCCATTTACGCATTCTGCACCGGGCCAAAACAGTGTGCGTTTAATGGTTGACAGTTTCACAAAATGCgaatacatttccaaatgtataCCTTTGAGTTAAAAATTgggcatttttttaatttaaaaacgtGCCTTTAGGTTATTGCAAAACGTGAATTAACGCCATCAGAAAACACGTCACCTCTTTGGGCCATTGCTCACGAGTTCCTTTACCACTGGAGAGCCAGGAGCACGGTCAAAGTCCCTCTGCCGGTCCTGCCACGCGCATGTGCATCACAGCTGATAAGAAACAGTATATGGGTGATTATATCGACTAGGGCTCATCGCCCAATCACAAactatttttgttaaaattttaaGCAAAAGTGTTACTGCTGCTATACTGAAGTGCATGTGCGCATAGGAAAAACGTGAAAATAAGGAAGCCAAAACAGCGTAGCCTACTAAGGAAGCCAAAACAGCGTAGCCTACTCACGACAATTATGGCATTGCAGCAGACATTTGATGCTTAGTGGGCAAAGTGTCCCTCTATCTGGGGCAAGACACCTCCTGAGGGAAAttctattgattcacctcagtttTCGATCAGTCAAAAAACGTGTTACCTCTTTccatgtaattgtttgcaatatagcaaaAAAGCGTGtgaatattataattttattttccatgtatatttatttctgacATTATTTGGCTagagagggtaaataatccctgtAAACACAGGAAGCACCTAATTATGAAAGATTCTGGGGTTGCGATCATGGTGACAATGAAAACCATCATCTACAGGAGGGGACCCTGGACCCAACTTGAAAACCACCGTTCTACACCAAGCCTTAATTTGAGTCCCATGGCAGTGGATGCATAGACcgacactgccccctgctgcccaTACCATTACTGCAAGATCGGCCATCTTGGTTTGATTTTGCGCATCAGTGCTTTGTGTGAGATTTTGCCGACGTGTACCCAACAAATTCAACACCAGCCCGGCACAAATACGACATAAGCTGGCCTGAGCCCAGGACTCAATTGtggaagggagaaaaaaaaatcataaaacagaaaagtttCATAAAAAAGGAAGTTAATGGGATTGAACCTTCTGTGTTGTTCTATTGTAGTCTGTTATAGGACAAAGAAACGTGTTTATGCCTTAATCTATGTGGAActgttctgaactgaactgagtcTGTATCTACCGTGCGGTGTACGGGCAGTGCTGTTTAAATAAGCTCACCTCCccattttctgcactgtgatacTATGCTCTGACTTTGACCTGGACAACTCATGAAGTAAATAAATCCAGTTGATGAGCATCTGCCTCTTGCTTCATTAAGGCATactttgtgcatgtgcgtttctGGGGTTTGTGTTgatgtgtatgtcagtgtgtgggtaatggcggtgtgtgtgtgagtggatgatggtggtgtgagtgtgtgtgtgtgagtgagtgagtttgtgggTGTGATGGCAGTGTgaatgcgtgtgagtgtgtgtgtgtgtgtgagtgagtttttgtgtgtgtgcgtggtggtggtgtgtgtgtgtgtgtacgtgtgtgcgtgcatgagtgtgcgtgatggtggtgtgtgtgtgtgtgagagtgtgtgtgcgtgtgcgtgtgtgtgtgtgagtgagtatgtgtgtgtgtgtgcgtatgtgtgtgtgagtgagtgtgtgtgtgtgtgtgtgggtgtgtgtgtgagtgagtgtgagtgtgtgtgtgtgtgtgagtgagtgtgagtgtgtgtgtgtgtgtgagtgagtgtgagtgtgtgtgtgtgtgtgcgagtgagtgtgagtgtgtgtgtgtgtgagtgagtgtgcgtgtgcgtgatggtggtgtgtgtgtgtgcgcgtgtgtgtatgtgagtgtgtgtgcgtgcgtgatggcattgtgagtgagtgtgtgtgtgtgtgtgtgtgtgcgcgtgcgtgagtgtgtgtgtgtgtgagtgagtgagtgtgtgtgtgtgtgtgtgagtgagtgtgtgtgtgtgtgtgtgtgtgtgtgagtgagtgtgtgtgtgtgtgagggtaacAGGCATCGGGTgtcgggggcggagccagggccTCAGAGCTGTGAGGCTCTAAATTTAGCGCATGCTCCAGACCCCCTCACCCCGGCCCTCACCCTCCACACGGTCAGTCTCAGCCCCGCCAGCCAGCCGCCAACAGGACCCCCACCACCACGCTCAGGTAAGCTCAGGTGGAGCCGCTCTCTTCCGTGCTGCGCTGGGGgcgttgggtggggtgggggtaatACCTGTAGCGTTAAGGAGGTTTGggctttggggtgggggggcaggattCTGATCCAGGGGACTCGACTGCCCTGATTTTCTCACCGTCACTGTGGGCCTGGCTCTCTACCCAGCCTGGGGCTGAGCAGCTGTCCCTGCTGCTATTAATACACAcagataagcacacacacacagtcacacacacacacacgcacacacacacactcacaaacacacgcacagacacagatacatacatactgGACCATATGGGTACACTGACAAAAATGCTAATATACAGAGGTTgaagaaaacaatgaaagagTACATGAACATCAGGCAACTGATAAGGAGCAGGGACACCATTCACCTTCAGAACAGTCCTTCTTGAAATGATCCCAGGCAAGTTCTGATCTGTGTGTAGTGGGACATTGGCCTATTCTTCAAGAAGGAACGACTCCATTTCTTAGAGGGAAGAAAGAGATGGAACTCTACTTTGTGTTCTGCATTCCAGAACCTCCCACAAAAGTGATTGTAGAGTCCATAGACACGCTCAATTTGTTTAGCAGTGTGTTGAGTTTGTTAGGTAGTGGGACACCATGAGGGAACAGTGTTTGCACAATATGGCGCAACTTGTTTAGTAAAATGGCTTCATATTCTCTGGTTGTTACACAGCCA is a window from the Anguilla anguilla isolate fAngAng1 chromosome 3, fAngAng1.pri, whole genome shotgun sequence genome containing:
- the gpa33a gene encoding glycoprotein A33 (transmembrane), paralog a isoform X3; this encodes MVSWSILPETVGEKTSPVATYFSLPEETVDITPEFENRISMRTNLVSKTSELVITGVTMLENKVFECDVKIPGDDTGVLAATTQLVVLVAPSKPICKVEGKTEYGQDITLSCMSKEGSPVPTYTWKRFSVQNQPAPFPPKATEAKGLLSLFNVSMETSGFYVCTSANKIRSASCNMTLSVLPPSMNIGSTAGIIGGCVAALLLLAIIVYCCCCRKKKNEDKEYPMGTAEEAAYHEGELLKSEGGNQDDRPKSPGDSMGGDRSPRGGIVPDDRSEVRSERSYDRRNDYDDRREKYDPRDDDRRDRRDDRRDDYDDRRDRYDRRDRDPDRRDRDPDRRERYDDRRDDYDDRRDRYADRRDREPDRRDREPDPRDRESDRRDD
- the gpa33a gene encoding glycoprotein A33 (transmembrane), paralog a isoform X1, which gives rise to MFGGCLILALVSAAAGLQVTTPKPLYEVARGDNVTLVCNFKPAKDQNPFVMVSWSILPETVGEKTSPVATYFSLPEETVDITPEFENRISMRTNLVSKTSELVITGVTMLENKVFECDVKIPGDDTGVLAATTQLVVLVAPSKPICKVEGKTEYGQDITLSCMSKEGSPVPTYTWKRFSVQNQPAPFPPKATEAKGLLSLFNVSMETSGFYVCTSANKIRSASCNMTLSVLPPSMNIGSTAGIIGGCVAALLLLAIIVYCCCCRKKKNEDKEYPMGTAEEAAYHEGELLKSEGGNQDDRPKSPGDSMGGDRSPRGGIVPDDRSEVRSERSYDRRNDYDDRREKYDPRDDDRRDRRDDRRDDYDDRRDRYDRRDRDPDRRDRDPDRRERYDDRRDDYDDRRDRYADRRDREPDRRDREPDPRDRESDRRDD
- the gpa33a gene encoding glycoprotein A33 (transmembrane), paralog a isoform X2, coding for MAQRVVSAAAGLQVTTPKPLYEVARGDNVTLVCNFKPAKDQNPFVMVSWSILPETVGEKTSPVATYFSLPEETVDITPEFENRISMRTNLVSKTSELVITGVTMLENKVFECDVKIPGDDTGVLAATTQLVVLVAPSKPICKVEGKTEYGQDITLSCMSKEGSPVPTYTWKRFSVQNQPAPFPPKATEAKGLLSLFNVSMETSGFYVCTSANKIRSASCNMTLSVLPPSMNIGSTAGIIGGCVAALLLLAIIVYCCCCRKKKNEDKEYPMGTAEEAAYHEGELLKSEGGNQDDRPKSPGDSMGGDRSPRGGIVPDDRSEVRSERSYDRRNDYDDRREKYDPRDDDRRDRRDDRRDDYDDRRDRYDRRDRDPDRRDRDPDRRERYDDRRDDYDDRRDRYADRRDREPDRRDREPDPRDRESDRRDD